A window of Bradyrhizobium diazoefficiens genomic DNA:
TTCGGCGAACGTTATCACTGGTACAGCTCGACCGGCTGGATCATGTGGAACTCGCAAGTCGGCGGCCTGCTCAGCGGCACCACCTGCTGCATCTTCGACGGCAGCCCCGGCGGCACCAGAGATAAGCCGGACTGGACCACGCTGTGGCGCTTCGTCGCGCGGTCGAAGGCAACCTTCTTCGGCGCGGGCGCGGCGTTCTTCGCCAATTGCGCCAAAGCCGCGATCGACCTTGCCGACGCCGGCGATCTGTCGCGCCTGCGCTGCCTCGGCTCGACCGGCTCCCCGCTCAGTGCCGACACGCAAGCCTGGTTCAACGACCGCTTTGCGGCGCTGTCGAAGACCAACGGCAGCAAGGCGCAGGCGGACATCTGGTGGGCGAACATCTCCGGCGGCACCGATTTCGCGGGCGCCTTCATCGGCGGCAATCGCGAACTGCCGCAGACGCCTGGCGCGATGCAGTGCCGCCTGCTGGGCGCGGCCGTGGAAGCCTTCAGCGAACAGGGCCGCGCCGTCACCGACGAAGTCGGCGAACTCGTCTGCACCGAGCCGATGCCGTCGATGCCGCTGTACTTCTGGAACGACAACGAAGGCACGCGCTATCGCGCGAGCTATTTCGAGACCTATCCGGACAACTTTGACGGCAGCGGCCGTGGCCCGGTGTGGCGGCACGGCGACTGGCTCAAGATCAATCCGGACGGGTCCTGCATCATCTACGGCCGCAGCGATGCGACCATCAACCGCCATGGCCTGCGCATGGGCACGAGCGAGCTCTACTCCGCGATCGAGGCGCTGCCGGAGGTGCTCGATTCCCTCGTCGTCGACCTCGAATATCTCGGCCGCGACAGCTACATGCCGCTGTTCGTGGTGCTGCGCGAGGGCGTGGTGCTCGACGGTGCGATGCAGGCCAAGATCAACAAGGCGATCGAGGCCGGCCTGTCGCGCCGCTTCCTGCCGAACGAGATCTTTGCCGTCGCCGAGATCCCGCGCACGCTCTCCGGCAAGAAGCAAGAGCTGCCGATCAAGAAACTGCTGCTCGGCTAGCCGGTCGAAAAGGTGATCAACAAGGAGGCGATGGCCAACCCCGCCTGCCTCGACTGGTATCTCGCCTTCGCACGCGACTATCTGGCGCGGACCGCGGCGTGACGGGAAATCACCCAAATTGCGACAATGCCGTTTGGACTCCGTTCACCGATCGCCGCTAGATCAGGACGGATCCTTCGCGCCGAACCAGCAATCATGGCCGACCTCAACGCCGTCCTCACCAGGCTCAATGACCGCCTGCTTCGCCTCGAGGGCGAGCTGTTCGTGCTGCGCTCGCTGGCGCGCGCGACTCTGACGGCGGGCGACGACCATGCTGCGCGCATGCGCAAGCTGGTCGAAGCCGCAAAGGTCGCGCTTGATGACGAGGCCAAGCGGCCTCTCGACAAGCCGACGCGCAAATATGTCGATGCTGCCACCGCACTGGTGGACGAGCTTCTGGTCGAGCCGACCCCGGCGCGACCGCTGTTCACGGTGATCGACGGCGGCCGGCGCGACTGAGCAAGGAGCGCCATAAGGCGGCGACATGAGGTCGCCCAGGTATCAGACAGCGAGACGTGAATTTCATCCACGCCGGCCGGCGCATCGACATGATCACCGGTTCAGCCGGAGCCGGTTGCAGGCTGCTATCGCTGGCCTGGACCGCGATACCGCCGCCGCTGTAGTCGTAGCCGGGTCAGTACCAGCCGCGCCGTCCGTAGTAGTCGGGACGCACGTAGGTGCCGGGCCCGTGTGCCCCGTTCGGATAGCAACTGCCGTTCGAGTAATTGTAGTCGTAGCCGTGCGGACACCGACCGCCGCCCCCGTAGCCGTAACCGCGATTCCGGGTATAGACACCCGGAGCATGATAGTCGTTGGGATAGCAGCGGCCGTTCGAGTGGTTGAAATCATAGCCGTCCGGACATTGTCCGCCGGGGCCACCTCTGAACTGCACTTGCTGCACCATAGGCGCTGGCGTTGCCGCCGGCACGGTCGCAAAAGCAATCAGGCCAGCCAGCGCAAGCTCGATCATGACGTCTCCTCCAAATCACGGGGCAAGCCTAGCAGGACGTGTCCCACGGAACGACCCCAGGATTGAGACATGCCCGGCCTGAACCATGCATGAACCGGTCTCGGACGGCGGGGATGCGTCGTCCACAAATCCTTGCAGGAACTTGCGCCGCAGACTCGCTAGATCGCCGTGGAATTCTCTGCCTTGAGCCGGCTGAGGCCAGCCTCGATGATCGCGATCTCCTCGTCGATCTGGCCGATCGGCAGGCTGAAATCGAAGCCAGACCTGCTCTTCAGATCGACCGCGAGCCGCTGCCTGTGCATCATCAACTCATCGAGCCCGCGGCGGTTCTTCAGCCGCACGTAGCTGTCGACGATCTGCTCAATTGCGCTCGGCATGAAATTGGTCCCGGCGAACAGGCCGCACGGCGCACCCCACGCCGGCGGGACATTTCGGTGTCGCGGTACGCAATACAAATCCGCGACGGATCCGTCGATACGCCAGGCTGGTTGAGATCGCGTTACCATTGGGCGATTTCGTGATGCGCGGCATGAAAAGGCCGCTGACGATTGCGCCAGCGGCCAAAGCCGGGTTCAAGCACGGACGCGGGTTGAGATGTCGCCGGCCCGGTGGGGCATATTTGAACTGGCGGCAGCGCAATCACGGGCGTTCATCGCGCCGGGCGCCGCGGCGCGTTGTTGATAACCCACGCAGACGCGGCGCGGGTGGTGACAGGGCGTCCGGACGTGTTATCGGGGATGACGCAGTTGCGAGACGGATCGGACACCCATGCGCATTACCCTCGTCGGCTCCCGCCATTTCGGCGTGACCACCCTGAACATGCTCCGGGAGCACGGTGTCTCGATCACTCGGGTCGTGGTGGCCGATGCCGAGGATCGCCTCGCCGCGACCGCCAAGGCGGCCGGCATCGAGGTCGTGGTCCAGGCCGATCCGAAGCTGGTGGTGGCCTCCGAGATCGCCCCCGATACCGATCTGATCATCACGGCGCACAGCCACGCCCGGATCGGCAAGGATGCACTCGCCGCCGCCAAGCTCGGGGGCATCGGCTATCACCCCTCGCTGCTGCCGCGCCACCGCGGCAAAGCCGCCGTGGAATGGACCATCAAGGAAGGCGATCCGATCGCCGGCGGCACGATCTACCACCTTGCCGACCGCATGGACGCCGGCGCCATCGCCGCCCAGGACTGGTGTTTCGTCAAGAAGGGCGAGACGGCGCGGGAGCTCTGGGAGCGCGCGCTGGCGCCGCTCGGCCTCAAGCTGCTAGCCGACGTGATCGACTACGCCAAGGTCCACAAGGCGCTACCCGCCAAGACTCAGGACGAGCAGTTCGCGACCTCCGCGCCAAGCCTTTCCTAGAGTTCGCTCCCGACGTTTACTCTTAACGTCATGCCGCATTGATTCCGCTTCGAAAATTGGCATCGGCAACGCAAATAAACCATTGTTCCACAGGAACATTTTTTGATTTGGCGTCGCAACAAATTTCCGTCACATTTGACCCGGATAAGCGGCAGCATATCAGACACATTCAAGGACGGAATTTATGCGTTTTGCTCGCATTGCGGTGTTCTGTGCCGCTTCAGTTTTCACCGGCACCCTCGCCGCTTCCGCCTTTGCCCAAACTCCTTATGACGGCAACTGGCAGGTCACGATCGTGACCAAGAGCGGCTCCTGCGAACCCACTGCGAGCTCCATGCTGACGGTTGCCGACGGCAGGATCACCGCCCCCGGCGCTAACGTTTCCGGCACCATCGGCAGCGGGGGACTTGTGAAGGTTTCGATCAATGGTGCATATGCCAACGGTCAACTCAACGGCAACGCCGGATCGGGGAAGTGGAATGGAGCATCTGCAGGCATCCCGTGCAGCGGACGATGGGAAGCATCGCGCCAGTAAACCAATTGAGGTTCGCGCCCGGAACCGGCGGCTGCTGATTGCGGCCGCCGTTTTGTTTACAGGAACATTCGCAAACACTGAAAGCAATGCGCAGTCCGGCCCGTTCGCCGCGATGGCGGGCAGTTGGAGCGGCGGCGGCACCGTGATCCTGGATGACGGTTCGACCGAGCGGATCCGCTGCCGGGCCAAATACGCCCCAATCGGGCCCACCATGGAGATGTCGCTGACTTGCGCCAGCGACGCCTACAAGTTTCACCTCGCAGCAAACGTCCGGGCGGAAGGCAGCGCGATCACCGGGACTTGGAGCGAAGCCAGCCGCAACATCAGCGGTTCATTGCTAGGCCGCGGCGGCGGCGGCGACTTCGAGGTGGTTGCCTCGACCAACGGCGCCGGCTTCAACGCCAACATCGCGCTGCGGACGAGCGGCAACAAGCAAACCGTCACGATGCGGGCCGACAGCCAGTTCCGCGGCGCCCACATTACGATGTCGCGCTAAGCCAATACGACGACGCTACAAATGGTTCGGCACATCGTCCGGCGCGCGCCAGACCATTTTGCGTTCAGACGTTCGGCACGAACGCCGTGACCTCGATCTCCACCTTGGCCCGGTCGTCGACAAGGCCACCGATATAAAGCAGCGTCGAGGGCGGGAAATTGCGTCCGAGCGTTTCCTTCCAGGCCGCACCGATGCCGGCACCGGCCGCTTCATATTCGCCGCGGCTGGTCAGGTACCAGGTCAGGCGGACAATGTGCTCGGGGCCGGCACCGGCCTCGCCCAGGAGCTTGATGATCCGCTTCAGCGCCGTCGCAACCTGCGCCGCCATGTCGGAGGCGTAATTGCCGGCCTCGTCGCCGCCGGTCTGGCCGGCCAGAACGACCCAGCGACCCGGCCCCTCGACCACGACACCATGGGAAAAGCCGCGCGGTTTTGTCCATTCGGCCGGCTGCAAGATGTGCATGAGCGAAGCCCTCCCGATCTTCTCGTTGTTTGTGATGCCTAGCACGACACGCTGCATCGCTGCATCCGCAGATTTGATCGTTGCAAATGGCGGCGATGTCGCCGATACCGGCCGTCCTTTCAGGTTTCCATCCTCCAGCATCCTGCCCCGATGAGCGCGACACCGTCCAAAACGATGGCTGCATTGTGGATGGCCGGCTGGCTGTCGCTGATGCTGGTCATGGCGGTTGCCGGGCGCGAGACCACGCGCGAGCTGAACGTCTTTCAGATCATGGAAGTGAGGTCGCTGATCGGCTTCGTGTTGCTCTCGCCGATCATCTACCGCGCCGGCGGCTTCAAGGTGCTCAAGACTACGCGCCTGCCGCAGCACATCGGGCGCAACCTCGTGCACTATGTCGCCCAGCTCGGCTGGTTCTTCGCGCTGACGCTGATCCCGATCGGCGAGGTGGTGGCGATCGAGTTCACCATGCCGATCTGGACGGCGCTCCTCGCGGCGAGCTTCCTGTCCGAGCAGATGACGCCGTGGAAGATCGCGGCCATCGTCCTCGGCCTCGTCGGCGTGATCGTCATCGTCCGTCCTGCCACCGGCGAGATCAATCCGGGCCAGCTCATCGCGCTCGGGGCGGCCATGGGATTTGGCGTGTCGATGGCGCTGGTGAAATCGCTGACCCGCACCGAAAGCGCACTTTCTATCCTGTTCTGGATGCTGGTGGTACAATCGGCCGCAGGCTTCATTCCGACGCTGTTCGTCTGGACCTGGCCCTCGGCCTATCTCTGGGCCTGGATGGGCGTGGTCGCCGTGTGCGGCACATTTTCACACTATTGTCTCGCCAGCGCGATGCGCTACGCCGACGCAACGATCGTGGTTCCCATGGACTTCCTGCGGGTCCCACTGACCGCGACCGCCGGCTGGTTGCTGTATTCCGAGCGGCTCGACGCCTGGACCGTCCTCGGCGCGGCGCTGATCCTGTGTGGCAACCTTCTGAATTTGAAGCCGGCGCCCGCGATTCCCGCCCGCGCGGGGTGAACCTCGCGCCGCCCCGCGCGACAAAACGAAGTGGCCGTGTGATTTGGATCACGTTGGTGAAGCATTCCATCGTGCACATTCGACCACACAGCAGCGGGTTGAACGCAACGGACAGCCGTTTCGGTGGCGCGAAGTCGGGCAATTCGTGTAGGTTCGTTGCCAATTTGTTGCTGCCTGCAAATCGATTCTGGGGATCTCAGATGCGCTATCTCACCCTCCTCGCTTCGCTGATGTGCATGGCGTTGTCGGTCAGTGTCGCGAAGGCCGACCGTCGCGTCGCCTTCGTCGTCGGCAACGGCACCTATAAGAACGTCGCGCAATTGCCGAACCCGCCGATCGACGCCAAGGCGATGGCGGCGACGTTGCGCAATGTCGGCTTCGAGGTGATCGAAGGGACCAATCTCAGCCGCGATCAGATGACGGAGAAGCTGCTCGACTTCGGCCGCAAGGCGCAGGGCTCCGACATCGCGCTGTTCTATTATGCCGGCCACGGCATCGCCGTGAGCGGCACCAACTACCTTCTGCCCGTCGATGCCGACATCAAGTCGGAGATGGACGTCAAGTTAGGGGCCGCCATCAACATCGATCTGACGCTCGAGCAGACCATGGGCGATGCCAAGGTCAAGCTCGTCTTCCTCGATGCCTGCCGCGACAATCCGTTCGCTGCCAAGATC
This region includes:
- a CDS encoding RidA family protein; the protein is MHILQPAEWTKPRGFSHGVVVEGPGRWVVLAGQTGGDEAGNYASDMAAQVATALKRIIKLLGEAGAGPEHIVRLTWYLTSRGEYEAAGAGIGAAWKETLGRNFPPSTLLYIGGLVDDRAKVEIEVTAFVPNV
- a CDS encoding DMT family transporter yields the protein MSATPSKTMAALWMAGWLSLMLVMAVAGRETTRELNVFQIMEVRSLIGFVLLSPIIYRAGGFKVLKTTRLPQHIGRNLVHYVAQLGWFFALTLIPIGEVVAIEFTMPIWTALLAASFLSEQMTPWKIAAIVLGLVGVIVIVRPATGEINPGQLIALGAAMGFGVSMALVKSLTRTESALSILFWMLVVQSAAGFIPTLFVWTWPSAYLWAWMGVVAVCGTFSHYCLASAMRYADATIVVPMDFLRVPLTATAGWLLYSERLDAWTVLGAALILCGNLLNLKPAPAIPARAG
- a CDS encoding formyltransferase family protein — protein: MRITLVGSRHFGVTTLNMLREHGVSITRVVVADAEDRLAATAKAAGIEVVVQADPKLVVASEIAPDTDLIITAHSHARIGKDALAAAKLGGIGYHPSLLPRHRGKAAVEWTIKEGDPIAGGTIYHLADRMDAGAIAAQDWCFVKKGETARELWERALAPLGLKLLADVIDYAKVHKALPAKTQDEQFATSAPSLS